Proteins found in one Helicobacter colisuis genomic segment:
- a CDS encoding hemolysin family protein produces MEVDSILLSILALFLVLLNSFFVLSEFAIVKIRRSRLEELVKREVSGAKLALKVTGKLDSYLSATQLGITLSSLGLGWIGEPAVARLLEVPFKYFIGDNPVLLHSVSFMIAFSFITLLHVVIGEIVPKSIAIAKAEKSVLLIVRPLHVFWVVFYPVIKIFDFIAAVVLHAIKIKPASEGEESAHSEEELKIIVGESLKGGYLDTIENEIIQNAVSFSDTMAKEIMTPRKDMICLYDDNSYEENMQIVTTTKHTRYPYCKEGKDNIVGMVHLRDLLETMLSKNPSKELEKLVREMIIVPESASISNILIQMNRRQIHTALVVDEYGGTAGLLTMEDILEEVIGDISDEHDKKSEDYHKIDEDTYSFDGMLDLERVADVLGIAFEEDTEQVTIGGYVFNLLERMPVVGDIISDEFCEYEVLATQGARIVRLKAKKKPFGMQEE; encoded by the coding sequence TTGGAAGTTGATTCGATTTTGCTGTCTATTCTTGCTTTGTTTCTTGTTTTGTTGAATAGTTTTTTTGTTCTCTCTGAATTTGCCATTGTTAAAATTCGCCGCTCCCGCTTAGAAGAGTTAGTTAAGCGCGAAGTCTCTGGAGCAAAACTTGCACTTAAAGTTACAGGGAAGCTTGATTCTTATCTTTCTGCGACACAACTTGGAATCACTCTTTCATCTTTAGGGCTTGGTTGGATAGGAGAACCAGCAGTTGCGCGACTTTTAGAAGTCCCCTTTAAATATTTTATTGGAGATAACCCTGTTTTATTGCATTCTGTAAGCTTTATGATTGCTTTTAGTTTTATTACGCTTTTGCATGTAGTTATAGGAGAAATTGTTCCAAAATCTATTGCAATTGCCAAGGCTGAAAAATCTGTGTTGCTGATTGTTAGACCTTTGCATGTTTTTTGGGTAGTGTTTTATCCGGTGATTAAGATTTTTGATTTTATTGCTGCGGTAGTTTTACATGCAATTAAAATTAAACCTGCTAGTGAGGGTGAAGAGAGTGCGCACTCTGAAGAAGAGCTTAAAATTATTGTGGGAGAAAGCTTAAAAGGAGGGTATTTAGATACGATTGAAAATGAAATTATTCAAAATGCTGTAAGCTTCTCTGATACAATGGCAAAAGAAATTATGACACCCAGAAAAGATATGATTTGTTTGTATGATGATAATAGCTATGAAGAAAATATGCAAATTGTCACAACGACTAAACATACGCGCTACCCTTATTGCAAGGAAGGTAAAGATAATATCGTTGGAATGGTGCATTTAAGAGATTTATTAGAAACAATGTTATCAAAAAATCCTTCTAAAGAGTTGGAAAAATTGGTAAGAGAAATGATTATTGTTCCAGAGAGTGCTTCGATTTCTAATATCCTTATCCAAATGAATCGCAGGCAGATTCATACGGCTTTAGTAGTTGATGAATACGGCGGAACGGCTGGATTGCTTACGATGGAGGATATTTTAGAAGAAGTTATTGGTGATATTTCTGATGAGCATGACAAAAAAAGTGAGGATTATCATAAAATTGATGAAGACACCTATTCTTTTGATGGAATGTTGGATTTAGAGCGTGTGGCTGATGTGCTTGGAATTGCTTTTGAAGAGGATACCGAACAAGTTACTATTGGTGGATATGTCTTTAATTTGTTAGAGCGTATGCCGGTGGTTGGCGATATTATTAGTGATGAATTTTGTGAATATGAAGTTTTAGCCACACAGGGAGCTAGAATTGTTCGTTTAAAAGCAAAAAAGAAGCCTTTTGGAATGCAAGAAGAATAA
- a CDS encoding Na+/H+ antiporter family protein, with the protein MLTNPVVVSIFVMSVLCLARLNVLLAILVSALVAGVVAGIGFEETIKVLISGMSGNLEIALSYILLGALASAIARTNLTPIFVHHIANFIQNRRLMFCLFIAFFACFSQNLIPVHIAFIPILIPPLLPLINRLKIDRRAVACALTFGLKAPYVSFSVGYGLLFHTILQKQLEQNGINVTLEQISSVMWIGGASMLAGLLLAIFIFYRKPREYQNTFLEENVLRHLENPKMSRQDFGVLLGAIVAFVVQILEGSLPLGGIAGLFVMIAFGAIKWDNIDNVIEDGFKMMAFIAFVMLIAAGYGSVLKETGAIESLAEAASSLSGGQLGGAIIMLLVGLLVTMGIGTSFGTLPIIATTYCPLALNLGFSYEAIILLVGIAGALGDAGSPASDSTLGPTSGLNADGQHNHIWDTCVPTFLVYNIPLIVGGIIGSMLL; encoded by the coding sequence ATGCTAACCAATCCGGTTGTAGTTTCAATTTTTGTTATGAGTGTGCTTTGTTTGGCGCGATTAAATGTTTTGTTGGCGATTCTTGTTTCAGCTTTGGTTGCTGGAGTTGTTGCGGGGATTGGATTTGAAGAGACTATTAAGGTCTTGATTTCTGGAATGTCAGGTAATTTGGAAATTGCTTTGAGTTATATCTTGCTTGGTGCTTTAGCAAGTGCGATAGCAAGGACAAATCTTACGCCTATTTTTGTGCATCATATTGCCAATTTTATTCAGAATCGCCGTTTGATGTTTTGTCTTTTTATTGCATTTTTTGCTTGTTTTTCACAAAATCTTATTCCGGTGCATATTGCCTTTATTCCTATTTTAATTCCACCACTTTTACCTTTAATAAATCGCTTGAAAATTGATAGAAGGGCGGTTGCTTGTGCTTTGACTTTTGGGTTAAAAGCGCCTTATGTAAGTTTTAGTGTTGGGTATGGATTGCTATTTCATACAATTTTACAAAAGCAATTAGAGCAAAATGGAATCAATGTTACTTTAGAGCAGATTTCAAGTGTGATGTGGATTGGTGGAGCTAGTATGCTTGCGGGATTGCTTTTGGCAATTTTTATTTTTTATCGGAAGCCACGCGAATATCAAAATACTTTCTTAGAAGAAAATGTTTTAAGACATTTGGAAAATCCTAAAATGAGTAGGCAGGATTTTGGCGTTTTATTGGGTGCTATTGTTGCCTTTGTTGTGCAGATTTTGGAAGGTTCTTTGCCATTAGGTGGGATTGCTGGACTTTTTGTGATGATTGCCTTTGGGGCTATTAAGTGGGATAATATTGATAATGTAATTGAAGATGGCTTTAAAATGATGGCTTTTATTGCTTTTGTGATGCTAATTGCAGCAGGATATGGTAGTGTCTTAAAAGAAACAGGGGCTATTGAATCGCTTGCAGAAGCAGCTTCTTCTCTTTCAGGTGGGCAACTTGGCGGCGCAATTATAATGTTATTGGTTGGTTTGTTGGTGACAATGGGTATTGGGACTTCTTTTGGGACACTTCCTATTATTGCAACAACCTATTGTCCTTTGGCATTAAATCTTGGCTTTAGCTATGAGGCTATTATTTTGCTAGTAGGAATTGCAGGGGCATTAGGTGATGCAGGAAGCCCTGCATCAGATAGCACACTTGGTCCTACTTCTGGACTAAATGCAGATGGACAGCACAATCACATTTGGGATACTTGCGTACCAACTTTTTTGGTTTATAATATACCTTTAATTGTTGGTGGAATCATCGGATCAATGCTATTGTAA
- a CDS encoding biotin synthase, whose translation MKEIFLCTISNVSSGSCAEDCAYCTQSAKYNADIERYKFKSIEQIVFEAKEAAKNGALGFCLVTSGRNLDDKRVEYISRAARAIVNEGLHLHLIGCSGIADKDSLKELKESGIASYNHNLETSKNFFPKICTTHSFQERYETCENALEVGLGLCSGGIFGMGESWQDRMDLLHALQTLKPHSTPINFFIPNKALPLKQEVLSQEEALECVRLAREYLPDARLMIAGGRERVFGENQKDLFECGINAVVLGDYLTAKGNTPKEEVLRIKSYGYGIATSCE comes from the coding sequence ATGAAGGAAATTTTTTTATGCACAATTTCTAATGTTTCTAGCGGGAGTTGTGCGGAAGATTGTGCTTATTGCACGCAAAGCGCAAAATACAATGCCGATATTGAGCGCTATAAATTTAAATCCATAGAGCAAATTGTTTTTGAAGCAAAAGAAGCGGCTAAAAATGGTGCTTTAGGATTTTGCTTGGTTACAAGTGGAAGAAATCTTGATGATAAAAGAGTGGAATACATTTCAAGGGCAGCTAGAGCTATTGTTAATGAAGGTTTGCATTTGCATTTGATAGGTTGTAGTGGGATTGCAGATAAAGATTCTTTAAAAGAATTAAAAGAATCAGGGATTGCTAGTTATAATCACAATTTGGAGACTTCTAAAAATTTCTTTCCTAAAATTTGCACAACTCATAGCTTTCAAGAGCGTTATGAGACTTGTGAAAATGCTTTAGAAGTTGGGCTTGGATTGTGTAGTGGTGGAATCTTTGGAATGGGAGAATCTTGGCAAGATAGAATGGATTTACTCCACGCACTCCAAACCCTAAAACCTCATAGCACACCTATTAATTTTTTTATTCCAAACAAAGCCCTGCCTCTAAAGCAAGAAGTTCTAAGTCAAGAAGAAGCATTGGAGTGCGTGAGATTGGCAAGGGAGTATTTGCCTGATGCGAGATTAATGATTGCTGGAGGGAGAGAGCGAGTTTTTGGAGAGAATCAAAAAGATTTATTTGAATGTGGTATTAATGCGGTGGTTTTGGGAGATTATTTAACAGCAAAAGGCAATACACCTAAGGAAGAAGTTTTAAGAATCAAATCATATGGATATGGAATTGCTACAAGTTGTGAGTAA
- a CDS encoding KpsF/GutQ family sugar-phosphate isomerase yields the protein MRDFTQIAKEVFDIESEAILGLKEYLNQDFNGAIECILKLKGHCVITGMGKSGHIAAKMAATLASTGTPSFFLHPGEALHGDLGMLTKEDAVIAISNSGESEEVLRIISLIKKRGIPLIVMSGNPQSTLAKEGRYFLNIAVKREACPLQLAPTSSTTANLAMGDAIAVALMKARGFKPENFAMFHPGGSLGRKLLTQVKDIMVTKDLPIVLPKTSFKELIAVMTSKRLGVCLVLEDNKLRGIITDGDLRRTLMEDKFEVCAEEIMTKQPKVIQSNAMATEAEAIMMESKIKELVVMDGDQVVGIVQLYEVGRI from the coding sequence ATGCGAGATTTTACTCAAATAGCAAAAGAGGTTTTTGATATTGAATCAGAAGCAATTTTAGGGTTAAAAGAGTATTTAAATCAAGATTTTAATGGCGCGATTGAATGCATTTTAAAACTCAAAGGGCATTGCGTGATTACAGGAATGGGAAAATCAGGGCATATTGCTGCAAAAATGGCTGCGACTTTAGCAAGCACAGGAACTCCTAGTTTTTTCTTGCACCCTGGAGAGGCATTGCATGGAGATTTGGGAATGCTTACAAAAGAGGATGCGGTTATCGCAATTTCAAATTCAGGAGAGAGTGAAGAGGTTTTGCGGATTATTTCTCTTATTAAAAAGCGTGGAATTCCATTAATTGTGATGAGTGGGAATCCACAATCAACTTTAGCTAAGGAGGGGCGGTATTTTTTAAATATTGCTGTTAAAAGAGAGGCGTGCCCTTTGCAACTTGCCCCAACCTCTTCAACAACCGCAAATTTAGCAATGGGTGATGCAATTGCAGTGGCTTTAATGAAAGCAAGAGGATTTAAACCGGAGAATTTTGCAATGTTTCATCCTGGTGGGAGCTTAGGCAGAAAGCTTTTGACGCAAGTTAAAGATATTATGGTTACTAAAGATTTGCCTATTGTTTTGCCTAAAACTAGTTTTAAAGAATTAATTGCAGTAATGACAAGTAAAAGACTTGGAGTGTGTTTGGTGTTGGAGGATAATAAGCTAAGGGGGATTATTACTGATGGGGATTTGAGACGAACTTTAATGGAGGATAAATTTGAAGTTTGTGCTGAAGAAATTATGACTAAACAACCCAAAGTGATTCAAAGCAATGCTATGGCAACGGAAGCAGAGGCTATAATGATGGAATCAAAAATAAAAGAATTGGTGGTAATGGATGGAGATCAAGTCGTTGGGATTGTGCAACTCTATGAAGTTGGTAGAATTTAG
- a CDS encoding YihY family inner membrane protein: MYLKLISRIKVESIPLLKSLYGFLKGDLLYFAASLSFYTIFALLPMLLIVFSLVAALPDFKDYLESFKNLVITSFLPTHSDIFLDYMDSFLANSAKLGGMGLLYAFVTSILFFKNYQFIAGKIFHTNPRKFWDSLAVYWTCMTLFPVGILFSIYLSAKAYAYLDVLGYKDFMLWLFRLSPYLITWVIFFVFFKISANTQIDFKNTLISTLITALLWSFCKWGFVYYVFYNKAYLTLYGSFSILLFLFIWVYLSWAILLFGMKLSYAFDKVFCKEMQKEVN, from the coding sequence ATGTATTTAAAGCTTATATCAAGAATTAAAGTCGAATCCATTCCATTGCTAAAGAGCTTATATGGGTTTTTAAAGGGGGATTTGCTTTATTTTGCAGCTAGTCTTAGCTTTTATACTATTTTTGCTCTTTTGCCGATGCTTTTGATTGTTTTTTCTCTTGTAGCAGCCTTACCAGATTTTAAGGATTATTTGGAGAGTTTTAAGAATCTAGTTATTACAAGTTTTCTACCAACACATTCTGATATTTTTTTAGATTATATGGATAGCTTTTTGGCGAATTCTGCAAAGCTTGGTGGAATGGGACTATTGTATGCTTTTGTTACCTCTATTTTATTTTTTAAAAACTATCAATTTATTGCAGGTAAAATTTTTCATACAAATCCACGAAAATTTTGGGATTCTTTAGCCGTTTATTGGACTTGCATGACACTTTTTCCGGTAGGAATTTTGTTTTCTATTTATTTGAGTGCTAAGGCTTATGCTTATTTAGATGTTTTAGGATATAAAGATTTTATGCTTTGGCTCTTTAGGCTTAGTCCTTATTTGATTACTTGGGTGATTTTTTTTGTTTTTTTTAAGATTTCTGCAAATACGCAAATTGATTTTAAAAATACTTTAATAAGCACACTTATTACGGCTTTGCTTTGGTCTTTTTGTAAGTGGGGATTTGTGTATTATGTTTTTTATAATAAGGCTTATTTGACACTTTATGGTTCTTTTAGTATTTTATTGTTTTTGTTTATTTGGGTGTATCTTTCTTGGGCAATTTTGCTTTTTGGAATGAAACTTAGTTATGCCTTTGATAAAGTCTTTTGTAAGGAAATGCAAAAAGAAGTTAATTAA
- the topA gene encoding type I DNA topoisomerase, whose product MKDLIIVESPTKAKTIKNFVGSNYEVIASKGHIRDLPKHSFGIKIDNQEFIPEYQIDESHKNIVNELKKLAKNSKTIYIATDEDREGEAIGFHIATAIGKDPQKLPRIVFHEITKKAILDSLKNPRHIDMDKVNAQQARRLLDRIVGYRLSPLIASKIQRGLSAGRVQSSALKIVVDREKEILDFKPITYYSVDIAFKEQLETELLEFKGKKIQKLSLQDKAETLEIIQQLKQESFKVKEIENKKRKTATPPPFMTSTLQQSASSILGFSPSRTMQTAQKLYEGVMTHKGSMGVITYMRTDSLNIAKIAQDEAKDFIIKAYGKEYAPSKPKNYATKSKSAQEAHEAIRPTLIDFTPQIAAQYLKGDELKLYALIYNRFLASQMSDAEFELQNIFIDSDSSLLKISGRKLIFDGFYRILGNEDKDKLLPNLKVGETLKLEKCDLSEHQTEPPARFSEASLIKTLESLGIGRPSTYAPTISLLNSREYISIEKKQIKPQEIAFKVVELLEKHFLEIVDSKFTANLEEKLDEIAENKQDWQKLLWEFYDPFIQKVNEGKTSIQSQKLALPTGENCPLCGKELIKRSGRFGEFVGCSGYPKCKYIKKEAVENDQEESYGVCEKCGKPMVKKRSRSGEFLACSGYPECKNTKSLNSASSAKKAIEGVKCPKCGGDILERMSKRGKFYGCANYPKCDFISTYEPTNTHCPKCDSLMAKRTYRKKAVLECIACKERIEDIQAEIKE is encoded by the coding sequence TTGAAAGATTTGATTATTGTAGAATCCCCAACTAAGGCTAAGACAATTAAAAATTTTGTGGGAAGTAATTATGAGGTGATTGCTTCAAAAGGGCATATTAGGGATTTGCCTAAGCATAGTTTTGGCATTAAGATTGATAACCAAGAATTTATACCAGAATACCAAATTGATGAATCGCATAAAAATATAGTAAATGAGTTAAAAAAGCTTGCCAAAAATTCTAAGACAATTTATATCGCAACTGATGAGGATCGAGAGGGTGAGGCAATAGGATTCCATATTGCAACGGCTATTGGTAAGGATCCGCAAAAATTGCCTCGAATCGTATTTCACGAAATCACCAAAAAGGCAATTTTGGATTCGCTTAAAAATCCGCGCCATATTGATATGGATAAAGTCAATGCACAACAAGCAAGGAGATTGCTTGATCGAATCGTGGGTTATCGCTTAAGTCCTTTGATTGCTTCTAAGATTCAAAGGGGTTTGAGTGCGGGTAGAGTGCAAAGTAGCGCTTTAAAGATTGTTGTAGATAGAGAAAAAGAGATTTTAGATTTCAAACCCATTACTTATTATAGTGTGGATATTGCTTTTAAAGAGCAATTAGAAACAGAGCTTTTGGAATTTAAAGGGAAAAAGATTCAAAAGCTTAGTTTGCAAGATAAAGCAGAAACATTAGAGATTATTCAGCAGCTCAAACAAGAAAGCTTTAAAGTTAAAGAAATCGAAAATAAAAAGCGGAAAACAGCCACTCCGCCACCTTTTATGACTTCTACACTGCAGCAAAGTGCTAGTTCGATTCTTGGTTTTTCTCCTTCACGCACGATGCAGACAGCCCAAAAACTTTATGAGGGGGTGATGACGCATAAAGGTTCTATGGGTGTGATTACTTATATGAGGACTGATAGTTTAAATATTGCAAAAATTGCACAAGATGAAGCAAAGGATTTTATCATTAAGGCTTATGGAAAAGAATATGCTCCAAGTAAGCCTAAGAACTATGCAACTAAATCCAAAAGTGCACAAGAAGCACACGAAGCCATTCGCCCTACTTTGATTGATTTTACACCACAGATTGCAGCACAATACCTTAAAGGTGATGAGCTTAAATTGTATGCTTTGATTTATAATCGTTTTTTGGCTTCACAAATGAGTGATGCAGAATTTGAATTGCAAAATATTTTTATTGATTCTGATTCTTCTCTTTTGAAAATTAGTGGGAGAAAGTTGATTTTTGATGGATTTTATAGAATTTTGGGCAATGAAGATAAAGATAAATTATTGCCTAATTTAAAAGTTGGCGAGACTTTAAAACTAGAAAAATGTGATTTAAGTGAGCACCAAACTGAACCTCCAGCAAGGTTTTCTGAAGCGAGTCTTATTAAAACTTTAGAATCTCTTGGTATAGGGCGTCCAAGCACTTATGCGCCAACAATTTCTTTGCTCAATTCTCGTGAATATATTAGCATAGAAAAAAAGCAGATTAAGCCTCAAGAAATCGCCTTTAAGGTGGTGGAGCTTTTAGAAAAGCACTTTTTGGAGATTGTGGATTCTAAATTTACGGCAAATTTAGAGGAAAAATTAGATGAAATTGCAGAAAATAAACAAGATTGGCAAAAACTTTTGTGGGAGTTTTATGATCCATTTATTCAAAAAGTAAATGAGGGTAAAACTTCTATACAAAGTCAAAAACTAGCACTCCCAACAGGTGAGAATTGTCCGCTTTGTGGAAAAGAGTTAATCAAGCGAAGCGGAAGATTTGGTGAGTTTGTGGGCTGTAGCGGGTATCCTAAATGTAAATATATCAAAAAAGAAGCAGTAGAGAATGATCAAGAAGAAAGCTATGGTGTGTGTGAAAAATGCGGCAAACCAATGGTGAAAAAACGCAGTAGAAGCGGTGAGTTTTTGGCATGTAGTGGTTATCCAGAGTGCAAAAATACGAAGTCGCTTAACTCTGCTTCAAGCGCAAAAAAAGCCATAGAAGGCGTGAAATGTCCAAAGTGTGGTGGAGATATTTTGGAGAGAATGAGCAAAAGAGGGAAGTTTTATGGTTGTGCTAATTATCCTAAATGTGATTTTATCTCCACTTATGAGCCAACTAACACACATTGCCCTAAATGCGATTCTTTGATGGCAAAGAGAACTTATCGTAAAAAAGCTGTTTTAGAGTGTATTGCTTGTAAAGAGCGAATTGAAGACATTCAAGCTGAAATAAAGGAATAA
- the purE gene encoding 5-(carboxyamino)imidazole ribonucleotide mutase, whose amino-acid sequence MEFIAILMGSKSDYEVMNECILVLKKFDVPYEVIISSAHRSPNRTKEYVKQAEQKGAKVFIAAAGMAAHLAGAVASMTTKPVIGVPLKGGALDGLDSLLSTVQMPSGMPVATVALGKTGAVNSAYLAMQILALNNAELEGKLREDRVMKAKNVELDSQDIEVIL is encoded by the coding sequence ATGGAGTTTATAGCAATTTTAATGGGAAGCAAGAGTGATTATGAAGTGATGAATGAATGTATTTTGGTGCTAAAAAAATTTGATGTGCCTTATGAAGTGATTATTAGTTCAGCGCATAGGAGTCCAAATCGGACTAAAGAATATGTGAAGCAAGCAGAGCAAAAAGGTGCAAAAGTTTTTATTGCAGCAGCGGGGATGGCAGCGCATTTAGCAGGAGCGGTAGCGTCAATGACAACAAAGCCTGTTATTGGAGTGCCTCTTAAAGGGGGGGCTTTAGATGGTTTAGATTCTTTGCTCTCCACGGTGCAAATGCCTTCTGGAATGCCTGTAGCAACTGTGGCTTTAGGGAAAACTGGGGCAGTTAATAGTGCTTATTTGGCAATGCAGATTCTAGCATTGAACAATGCAGAATTAGAAGGAAAATTACGAGAAGATCGTGTAATGAAAGCTAAAAATGTTGAATTAGATTCCCAAGATATTGAAGTGATTTTGTAG
- a CDS encoding ARMT1-like domain-containing protein has protein sequence MQKQAVRTAEVINFFQKEAINQIEQEILVNYQESVLGFFEKRGIILEKNREIPPTLLAVVLYDRISKLTKNPAPYWQIKQQSIQKARLIKETLRKKLKTIPKENQLEFGIYCAVLGNVIDYGAEYAFDLEAECQKIFDTRFAYFHINVLKQQLQKAKKIIYIGDNAGENELDEVLIQILKAHYPQLQIFYFVRGAEIINDITLDDLHQSDSELFRICEVRDSGVPSPGFIYELASIESQRLFREADLVFAKGMGNFESLEKQAQDDSRIFFLFKIKCNVVADYLNQKLGEFVLLHSHSLKKD, from the coding sequence TTGCAAAAACAAGCAGTGAGAACAGCAGAAGTCATTAATTTTTTTCAAAAAGAAGCAATCAATCAAATAGAGCAAGAAATTTTAGTTAATTATCAAGAGAGCGTTTTAGGTTTTTTTGAAAAAAGGGGAATTATTTTAGAAAAAAATAGAGAGATTCCACCTACACTTTTGGCAGTGGTTTTGTATGATAGGATTTCAAAACTAACCAAAAATCCTGCGCCTTATTGGCAAATTAAACAACAAAGTATTCAAAAAGCAAGGCTAATTAAAGAAACTCTTAGAAAAAAACTAAAAACAATTCCCAAAGAGAATCAATTGGAGTTTGGGATTTATTGTGCGGTGCTTGGAAATGTGATTGATTATGGCGCTGAGTATGCATTTGACTTGGAAGCAGAGTGTCAAAAAATTTTTGATACACGTTTTGCTTATTTTCATATAAATGTTTTAAAGCAGCAGCTGCAAAAGGCAAAAAAAATAATTTATATTGGTGATAATGCGGGAGAAAATGAGCTTGATGAAGTTTTGATTCAAATCCTTAAAGCCCATTATCCGCAATTGCAAATTTTTTATTTTGTAAGGGGTGCAGAGATTATTAATGATATTACTTTAGATGATTTGCACCAAAGTGATTCAGAGCTTTTTAGAATCTGTGAAGTAAGGGATAGTGGTGTGCCAAGCCCTGGATTTATTTATGAACTAGCTAGTATTGAATCCCAAAGGCTTTTTAGGGAAGCAGATTTGGTTTTTGCTAAGGGAATGGGGAATTTTGAATCACTAGAAAAACAAGCACAAGATGATTCTAGAATCTTTTTTTTATTTAAAATAAAATGCAATGTTGTAGCGGATTATTTAAATCAAAAATTAGGGGAATTTGTTTTGTTGCATTCCCATTCTTTAAAAAAGGATTAG
- a CDS encoding DUF3972 domain-containing protein, with product METWVKIDEFASLANLTRERVLEMVASGELKSKQENGDFLIDAGSGTKAVVHTGSNAVMIDNPSVGVDSEFVEKTIGTILSLHEKVISAKEETITSVKSENQFLKDALFNTQEVYEDDKKTIAILREQLKAAQEEIEFLKRKYKMMWGKVINTKPKEGMND from the coding sequence ATGGAGACTTGGGTTAAGATTGATGAGTTTGCTTCTTTGGCTAATCTAACAAGGGAGAGAGTGTTAGAAATGGTTGCTAGTGGTGAATTAAAAAGCAAACAAGAAAATGGAGATTTTCTCATTGATGCAGGGAGTGGCACAAAAGCTGTGGTGCATACAGGTAGCAATGCAGTAATGATAGATAACCCAAGTGTTGGTGTAGATAGTGAGTTTGTTGAAAAAACAATTGGCACGATTCTTAGTTTGCACGAAAAAGTGATTAGTGCTAAAGAAGAAACAATTACAAGCGTTAAAAGTGAGAATCAATTTTTAAAAGATGCCCTTTTTAATACACAAGAAGTTTATGAAGATGATAAAAAAACAATCGCTATTTTGCGAGAGCAACTTAAAGCAGCCCAAGAAGAAATCGAGTTTTTAAAACGGAAATATAAAATGATGTGGGGCAAAGTGATTAATACAAAACCAAAAGAAGGAATGAACGATTAA
- a CDS encoding pyridoxamine 5'-phosphate oxidase family protein codes for MTKEILDFLDKNVTFLATKGTCGNPRVRPMKSALYKDGKLYFCTSNKKGMYKHMQNFPGVELSAFDGENMWIRIRGEVKFDTNLAIKEAMFEKYPSLEAIYQTPQNLDFIVFYLEKVSIKIQDFKGRDEVLRLD; via the coding sequence ATGACTAAGGAAATTTTAGATTTTTTGGATAAAAATGTTACTTTTTTGGCTACTAAAGGGACTTGTGGAAATCCAAGAGTAAGACCTATGAAGTCTGCATTATATAAAGATGGGAAATTATATTTTTGCACTTCCAATAAGAAAGGAATGTATAAGCATATGCAAAATTTTCCAGGGGTGGAGTTGAGTGCATTTGATGGAGAAAATATGTGGATTAGAATCCGCGGAGAAGTGAAGTTTGATACTAATTTGGCTATTAAAGAAGCAATGTTTGAGAAATATCCAAGCCTTGAAGCAATCTATCAGACCCCGCAGAATCTTGATTTCATTGTATTTTATTTGGAAAAAGTTAGTATTAAGATTCAAGATTTTAAAGGCAGAGATGAAGTTTTGAGATTAGATTAA